A genomic region of Ignavibacteria bacterium contains the following coding sequences:
- a CDS encoding glycine cleavage system protein H — translation MVALFVLLTFVLIISINLIVTKVREKRISVFEETQPEPVTGTVFSKESIYVPQGLYYSRGHTWLNFSEDGKIKLGIDDFINKVLKPGKISPLKADGDKISKGEPIFEVFANGRKVKIYSPVDGIITSLNKSILENTQLLRENPYRENWLIEIEPADVKEILPSFKIGREVVNWMKEEVNRFKDLLAHLSPKPSLVGATLYDGGNIVEGVLRMLDDSSLSKFEEEFLKLS, via the coding sequence ATGGTTGCATTATTTGTCTTATTAACTTTCGTTCTTATCATTTCAATAAACTTAATTGTCACGAAAGTTCGTGAAAAACGAATTTCGGTCTTTGAGGAAACTCAACCAGAGCCGGTCACTGGAACCGTATTTTCAAAAGAATCCATCTATGTCCCTCAGGGATTATATTATTCCAGAGGACACACCTGGCTCAATTTTTCTGAAGATGGTAAAATTAAACTCGGTATAGATGATTTTATCAACAAAGTATTAAAGCCAGGTAAAATATCTCCACTTAAAGCCGACGGCGATAAAATTTCGAAAGGCGAGCCGATCTTTGAAGTCTTTGCCAATGGAAGGAAAGTGAAAATTTATTCTCCTGTTGACGGCATTATTACTTCGCTAAATAAATCAATCCTCGAAAATACTCAGCTGCTTAGAGAAAATCCTTATCGAGAGAATTGGTTAATTGAAATTGAACCAGCTGATGTAAAGGAAATTCTGCCATCATTTAAGATTGGTAGAGAAGTTGTCAACTGGATGAAAGAGGAAGTAAACCGTTTCAAAGATTTGCTTGCCCATCTATCACCTAAACCATCGCTCGTCGGTGCAACACTTTATGATGGTGGAAATATCGTTGAAGGTGTTCTTAGAATGCTTGATGACAGCAGTCTTTCAAAATTCGAAGAAGAATTTCTGAAATTATCCTGA
- a CDS encoding 4Fe-4S dicluster domain-containing protein yields the protein MKRKAFLIDITECVGCGACYEACKEQNNLPQTSDDPLRDSLSDKTYTIVEQRGDFFVRRMCQHCEDPTCVSVCPVGAFTKTEVGAVLYDESKCLGCRYCMQACPFQIPRYEWGSVKPRVQKCIMCYDRVKNGELPACAEACPTGATLFGDRDEMIEIAKQRLAENPEKYYQHIYGLEEVGGTSVLYISPVPFEELGFNTKLLKTALPNFTHEALAKIPTLVTVGGVLLTGFYWLTNRKNEIAREKFEEKKKQNLRGEE from the coding sequence ATGAAAAGAAAAGCATTTCTGATTGATATAACCGAATGTGTCGGCTGCGGGGCTTGTTATGAAGCCTGCAAAGAACAAAACAATCTTCCTCAAACTTCTGATGACCCTTTAAGGGATTCGCTCTCTGATAAAACATATACAATTGTTGAACAGCGAGGCGATTTCTTCGTGAGAAGAATGTGTCAGCATTGTGAAGATCCAACCTGCGTTTCTGTTTGTCCTGTTGGTGCATTTACAAAGACTGAAGTTGGTGCAGTTCTTTACGATGAATCTAAATGTCTTGGATGCCGCTATTGTATGCAAGCCTGTCCATTCCAGATTCCGAGATATGAATGGGGCAGCGTGAAACCGAGAGTGCAAAAATGCATTATGTGTTATGACCGAGTTAAGAATGGAGAACTGCCAGCCTGTGCGGAAGCCTGTCCAACTGGTGCAACCTTATTCGGTGATAGAGATGAGATGATTGAGATTGCAAAACAGAGACTCGCTGAAAATCCGGAAAAGTATTATCAGCATATTTATGGGCTTGAAGAAGTCGGCGGCACATCGGTTTTATATATTTCACCAGTACCATTCGAAGAACTCGGTTTCAATACAAAGTTATTGAAGACAGCTCTTCCAAATTTCACTCACGAAGCTTTAGCGAAGATTCCAACACTGGTAACAGTCGGCGGTGTATTATTGACAGGTTTCTATTGGTTAACTAATCGAAAGAATGAAATTGCACGAGAAAAATTTGAGGAAAAGAAAAAACAAAACTTACGAGGTGAGGAATGA